The DNA window atataagaaaaagaaatggacatgggcaggacatataaggagaatgacagttaatagatggacaagaacaaaagagtgggttcctagagattgtgtGTTTGAGCGTGTTTGTgtataaatgctttatatataaacgtaaatgTTTACATTTGTATGAATGTAAAGATACCCTAAATCATGATAAATTATTTAGATTAAGGAAGTATTTCATAGAATATGTGAAATCCCTTGAAAGGCTAATAAAATATTATACTTTGAGTCTTATAATCTAAAATGCAAAATACTATGTAATATTAAATGAATTCTTGACCTCTGTTCTAATGTAATGCCTTTGAAATTACAGATTGCAAGCCAATCGCTCTACTTGTTTTGGGACGAAGATAACGAAGACGACGAAGAGATCGTTCATTTGTTATCTACTATTCCAACTGTGAACTGGAATAGACCGATTTCCTTGGAACTTGGAGATCTTAGCCTCGTGCGGAAGGTAAGTTGGAGACTTTGGCTCAGTGACATGGAAAACTAAATATTTGAATTCGAAACTAAAATGTATCACTATGTTGGAaatgcaaaaacaaaataaaaaagatggTCTGAGTGACGACTTCAAAAGGAATAAGCCATATGTAGTAGTGAATGAATATATACtgaaactaagaacagattcaatTTCTTAGACTTTCAGTACTCTTGTCCCCTACACCAACCCTTCTAAGAAATCTTTGAAGACATACAGTAATGGACGTATAGTGGGATACATTTTGAAATTATTCCAACTCCTATTTACTATTGTTAGGATACAGAAAAACCACAATTTAGGTTTCTTGTTATGAATTGTAAGGAAATTGTAATATcgagacaaaaaagaaaaatttcataatGATGATCCGAAGATTTCAGCTTGAGATATTATGCAAACATTCAGTGCTGATGCTGAAACACTAAAAGAGGTCCTAGATGTTAAGATTTATGGCGTAATATTCTTTACCATTCTGCATAATGATAAACTCCTTAAAATCTCTGAATGTCTAGGCACTCCTTAACAACAATGACCAATTTCTTATCTTGAAAGTATCAAGAAGAAAAAATCTGAAGGTAAAAGTAGCAACAGGTTTCTTGAACTACTTAGTGTTATTCGCTTAAATCAAATTCAGGTTATAAGTTGGTGTGAAATCGGATAAATAATAACCTAGTTTTATTGGTCGTTCCCGTTTACAGATCCATTTCAAAGTTATCCTCCACCTTCTCGATCTGCCAAGCATGTTACTTTCAGAataatatgcttatagatatatataagtgggTGCTATTATGCACATAACAGATATCAATTAATTTTACCTTGAAAACTTTGGTAATTTTTTTAATACTGAGCAGCTAGCATCCATGTCACTGGTATAAAACACTCAACATTGAAACATGGTGTATACTGCCATTAAGTAACAACAGAAACTCTAATATTTCTGATTTGCTGATAGACAATATAAGAACTTAATAAATGTGCGAATATCACAACAAATAAAAACCGAATGTTATTTTGAATGTATTGTTTTTCTAAATGAACTTACTATAAGTCTATCAAAACAGGATTTAGTAAACCAAAAGGGAGAGTTCGTGAGTCAAGAAATCAAACTAGGCCTAAATTGTTTCAGATGGACCAATTTGTGACATCCGGTTCTTTAGGGAACGGAGTTCTGAAACCGGAAGAGCCAATGTTTACAGTCCAGGTTTATTCGATGCCTTCAGTTCCTATTGTAGATATGACGTAAGTAAAGATTTGGAGGTAATAAGTAAAGGTTATGATAAGCTAACTGATTAATGAGGATTTACATGCACATTGAAAttcgtaatacacacacatacacacaaccacacactcacacacacacacacacacacacacacacacatatatatatatatatatatatatatatatatatatatatatatatatatatatatatatatatatatatgcgtgtgtgtgtgtgtatgtgtatgtatttatgtatgcatatgcatatttacatattgatgtatttacacaaatatttgtgcgcgtatgtgtgtacaCTTTTGAGAGCACAAAAAAATATGGTGGGActatttcttctttcccaccattatacctacgttaaggggtcggtagCCGGGTGTGTCCTCTCCAATTACCTTCTACCAAAGGCATCGTTTTCTACCAAattttttctctccatatcatccttcaacttatgtcaccatctaattctctgcctccttctcaaTCTTCCCCCTAAAAAGTTCCTCCTaagcccccctccctccctcctcaccATTCCTGCTCAATAAATATCTACACCATTAAACTCGTGACACTCTTAGCAACTCTTTAATCTTgactatgcctgccattctcctTACTTTATCGTTTGCCAACTTTTCAAGCATTGATATTCTCATAATGcaccttaacattctcatctctgttctctaaatcttttcttcctctcttcgtCTTGAAGCCTGTTTACGATCTTATCACTGTGCAGTAGATCTTGACATTTAGGTTTATTGGCAttttcggtaattgtttacaacaccacgctctccatttactccaaaataatgcaatcctgcagttctcatcttcttgcacagtaattaggtggttatttaaattccgggaaagcaataattagcaagataactgaggaagggggaaggggttataaaaagaaaatagctcagtttcctcactaaactacttggaactgacacgtcaacatagCCGACccaacagaatttgtgatgccagcgtacataaacagaagttcgtgatgccagcgtacatttgatatactgtataatcaaaatatacttaataaaaaatggagtgattactcaaaagcgtcactatttgtaaattgcatattttaaggacactttggagtaaattaatccatttttcataaagtatattttgaatatacagtatatcaaatgtacgctggcatcacggacttctgtttatgtacgctggcatcacaaattctgtttggttgactatgttgacgtgtcagttccaagtcgtttgttTGGTGatgaaaccgagctattttctttttataaccccttcccccttcctcaacatatcttgctaattattgctttcccagaatttaaataaccaactaattactgtgcaagaagatgagaactgcaggattgcattattgtGGAGTAAATGGAGGGCGTGGTGTTGTAAATAATTAccgcattttcttatcacatactactcccgctacctctctccactttctccaggctgcttttatcctactaTTAACTTCATCCTCACATTCTCTCTCTTGACTTATAGTAAATCCCAAGTATCTAGTATTTTACTTTCTTGTATGGCTATCCTGCCCCTGTCTTCCTTAATGCTCGCCATAACATCAAACTTGTCTATATTTACCATTTAGCCACCCATCTCCACAGTCTCTTACCCCTCTACAACCCTCTTCTGTAAATCTCTCTCATTTTcaacagtaatcaccaaatcatctgtatatagcaactcccacaacattGCATTTcagatctcttcacttaacacatctatgaccagcacaaataaaaattgGCTTAATGCTCACCCCTGAGGTAATCCAACGACAACTTCAAAAGTTTTTCTTTCCCCAACTGCTGTTATTaatttgtccttgttcttttctATATAATCTCTACCATTCTTACCAACTTTTCTGGAACTTTTCTCTTCCTTAAACACACAAACATCATTTCTCTTggaattctatcataagccttctctagatctataaAACACAAAAGAGCTTCTGCTTTCCCTctattctctcttttttctttcaattcaaTACTCCGGAGGACCTGGTTCTTTACCATTTTCTATTTTACACAATGCCCGCTTCATTTCTCTATTTTGTATcttcatcactggcccctccaccctttgcgTTTCTCCTAGCTTCTATCTCAGTTTCTgcattcaatagttgttcaaaatattctctccacctCCACTTCATGGCATCATCTCTACGCAATaaatttccatctctatccttgaagactcccagttgccccaaatgctgtctttgccttttcctccaaGTTCAATCCTTTCCAGTCGTCTCttacaatcctcctaaattgcacACTCACTAAATATTCGTAAGCAATTCCTCTTATTCATGAAATAATTCTGATAAAAgttcgaaatgagagagagagagagagagagagagagagagagagagagagagagagagagagagagagagagagagagagagagagagagagagagagacctatcagaTTTTTTCCGCCACTTTAATAATCAGTTGATACTTATGACCCTATGTTGAGAGcagtatatgaaagatgtaattcttCTTAAGAAAATTACTTTGGATATAGAATTCTCTCCACATTCACACGATGAAATAAACCTTTCATGTTTCCAGACTTCCCAACGGCTTTGAACTCCGAGATCTCACCGAGGAACACGCGGAATTCATCCGGGAATACTGGCAATACAAGCACGCCATTCCACTTGACAGTTACAGACTTATGCGTAAAATACTTCCAGGCATTGGAGTATTCAAGACTGGCGATGGAAATGACAGCGAGATCACGAAGATGTCCAAGGAGCCGGTCGCCTGGGCTCAACTCTCTTCCTATAATATGTACTTACATACGTTTACTTTGCCCCAGTACCGTCAACATGGTTTAGCCTCTCTAGCTACACTGGCGCTTGCTAAAAGGTCCTTAGAGCTTACAGGCGTAGCTCTTTCAGGCATTGTCCCTGGTAACGAGTTATCTATTAACATGCATGTGAAATTAGGCTTCAAGCTAATTACTATTGTGGCCAGTAAATCCTATAATTAAGCTACATTTCATCAACGATTATCTACAAGAATCATAACACAGAAAGCAAATCGTGACGAGATATTTCGTTTTATGATACTATTCTAAATTTAAGTAAATGCTATAAGATTACCAAATGATATTATCTCCTCTTAAGCGATTAAATGAGTTAAGATAAAGATATCATTGATAGGGAGTAGATTTCTGAAATATTCTGAGTCTTGGCTTTTAATGGGGTTGACCATTGTTTTTCCATTGGTTTCAAATGTTAATTTCTGGTAGCTTGGAATGTCTTGTGGAAGCATTTAACTTAGAAAATATTATGTCGCCATTCTTAAAAACccctttcttatatttttctttcaaaattacattcTCGATAAAACCATGCTAAATAATTTGGTTATGACACAGCAAATACAAGACAAACATCCAATACATGTGTTGAAAgattacataataataaaaaaaggaccgTTCCTTcaataaaataagtattttttcttcCAAAGTGTGCATACAGTAATAACGACAATGCTCCTTTCAGGTTCTAGTTATCTTTAGTTCATGATTAATCTtaggtgtaaggatctcttccttcATCCTCATGAGTTCCTAAGAGAAACTGGTTGATATTAGTGCACACCTTCCCATCAGCTCCACACATGTACATCACTGAGCAGTTGATGCCCTGAGATCGGCAGGGTCAGTGGGGCATCATGCAACTGGTCTTCTTGTACCCTCATTTGATGAGATGAGTAACTGTTGTTAGAGCTGGAGGATCCCTTATTGAGACTGGCACTAGTCTATCCCCTTCTTCCTCCTACCCATGGGTTGATGCTAGTGGTAACTGAGAGTGGGGAATACCATGCATGAGAAGACATAAAATCCTAGTAAGGCTTCAGCCTTTGCAGCCCAAAATGTATTCACTCATCGGGCCCCCGGGGGATTACTCTTTTCTAGTTCCCTACACCAGTGACAAAATATATATTCTTGCAGAGGTGATAGTAACAGTGAATTGCAAGAACCAATAAATACGTGTCAGGTGgctaaatataaatttttgttgTTCCTCTTCGAGCAGCATCCAAACTTGAGATAATAAGTCTTGTGTCAGTTTCTTTATGGGAGTAGCAGATATATTGAACATGCTTAGAGTTTTAGAGCAACATCTGCTGTAAAGTAGCTATGAAGACTGTGTACCTACTCTCAAAATGGAGCACTTACTTTGCAAAATAAACCGTCAGTTCATTTTTGGTTGTAGTTATGGACAAGAACTGTTTCGGTGACATATTACCAACTGATGTGTTGTCAGCAACATGAAAAGTAGTTGCTGGCTTGCCACCCCTGGCTTCTCGCTCTTTTGAGCTTATTCGGTGAAGTAGGAAAATCATAGTGGTCAAAGATTCGATGGACCTCATCATAGTTGCTGCACTTGCTGCTCAATATGGCTGTGAAGTGGTCAGTTACCTTTCTGGTTGGCAATAAAGCATTGTTATTAGTGACATGCTTTGGCTGCAGATCACCACCAGATTTTTTAGCAGCTCCTCAAGTATAGCCATCAGCTTGCTCTTGGCTGAACTGACAAATGCCCTCTTTAAAGTTAATCTTATGGCGTGAGTAGACAGCAATCATCATTCAAGACAATAATGACCTATCATCCTTGAGCCAACTACCTGATCATCCAGTTGGTGCTTCTATGATTTCATTGTACTTTTCTACATCTTAAGTTGAACCTTCTTCCAAGAGATGAAGAAATGGCACATCTGCTTCTTTGTACTTTGACTTGAAGTAATACATAATTTTCTGACTTGCGGCTAGAACATCTCGATGAATGGTGGCAGAATGGACTATCTCTATTTCAATGCTTGTAGCTGCTACAACCAATCAGTGAATGAAAGCACAAAGTGCTTCGGAAACATGATTTTCATCATTGTGCATTTCTCATTTGAATTACCATAGTTGCCTGGGCTTGGAAGTTATAGCAGCTCGGAGAACAGAAGCACTCTCAAAAAATACCTGATGTCACTTTCAGTGGTCTTCGGCATAGCATCCTCCATGGTTGCATCTTGAACAGCTGTAGTAAAGACAAGATCACACTCATTATGTCGATTTTGTTTCATGAAATGGACATCATTAAATTGAGAGGCGATTTTCTCCTTGGTATCTCATGTCGATGGTTTTGTGTTCAAGCCATTTGATTGCAGCATACTAGAGTAGGCAGACTTGAGGTTAGTCATGTTGAGAACTTCCCCAACGTGTAGTGGACTGTGAACCAAGCTGGAAAACTCAATGTCTTAGACTACTTTGCAAATAGTATCTTCTTGCTATGTATGTTCTTTGTCCTAACTGCTGCTGGCTGCCCCACACTGGCCATTCTGAACTCAGCATGGAAGGTGATACTTAACATCAATGGCATGAGTATCATCCTCGGTAATAGCTACAATCAGCTCCACCTTCGAAGTCTGATTCTTTTGCATTTGTTTCCCTGCACTGAATGTACACACCTCTTCCCCTGGCTCTACGTATTCTTATTGGCAGAAGAAACACAAGATTACATTGAAAGATGTTGCTGAACGTCTCAAGTGAGAGGTCTTGTTTTCATCAGAGTCTGGTACACTAATGGCAGCTACAGAAGAAGGTTGTTCACGTCTCTTTTGAAGATGCTGACTCTCTCCTTGCTAACTGGACTGGCGTTCTGATATCATACCTTGGCACGTTCTAGGTGGCCACTGTAAAATGTTGGCGCATAACATTTTCTGTGTCACTTTACTTTCTTTTCTTTCAGATCGGTGTGAATATCTCCTTGAAAATGTCTCCTTATCTGTGAGTATTCAACATTTACGGACTGTCCTCTTTCATGTACCAACTGGAGGAAATTAAAATATGCTTCCTCTGATGGTTCAGTTACTAGACCACGAATGTGTGGCCCCTGATACTGAGTGCAGAGTTTGAAATCAGTGTGTTCTTACTAGTGCTTGGTTCCATCGTATGACTGCTTGATGTAACACACCAAATCTAGGACCCcttttggttaatatatatatatataaatatacatacatatatatatatatatatatatatatatatatatatatatatatatatatatatatatatatatatatatatatatatatatactttaaggcCTTAACTATAATGTACAAAAGTCAGAAAATGAGAACCGTCATTGGTTATTTCCTGAAAAGCTAAAAGTGACATATCAGTACAAGTTGGTAGGATCTTATAGTGACAGAGTGGCTGAAAAGATTTTGACAAAACCTATTAATTCTGTCATACAGACAACCAAGCATTCTACAATGAAGACATTGGTAGCTCTGAATAAATATTTGCACAGAAACACTCTCGATAAACACAATTTAAGATTATGGAACTTTAGACCTCAAAATGAAACTTACTTAATGCAGATTTTGGCCAAATTTGACTTTTCAACTTTGATGTTGTCTTAACGTCACATGAGCAATGCTAAAAACACATTCAGAATGGTCGCAAAAATCAACATTTAATATCAAGTGGAACCCTAGTTTGTTACAAtaccaaccacccccccccccccccaccaccaccactacccatTTTTAGTAATAAATTGATCAATTGATAGTTATCAATGACGTCTCAAAAACTGATGTAGCATAATCTAGGTAATAATCAAATCTAAACAGACAGTTGAGGTATATTTAAGGTTGAATTTTTATTACACATTAAAACAAGCATAAATCCCTGAACTGTTTCTTTTCCTATATGTGCGCACTTGTTTACGGTAACCAGACTAATTGTCAAGAATTATGAAAAGCATAAAACTACTGATATGgtctaataaattatataattacgaAACTATGGCATGTTAAATGTCTGTCAGACaattagtattttatttattattttcctttatttcttttcctcactgggatatttttccccgttgaaaccattgggcttatggcatcatgcttttcctactagggttatagcttatctaataataataataataataataataataataataataatgtacaccgATGGTCATCCCAGCAAGAAAGTTCATTGTTATTGAAAACACCAGAAATTCAGGTTTCCAATCAGCTTCAGATACGATTCTTTTGTGGCAGAATACAACGAttctttcaataataaaaaaaaaagcagtattTGGAGGAGGGGTTTAAATTACTGATTTTTTCCTTCCCTTGATTAGACCCTTAAGATAAAGAGCAAGCTCGTGGttaaatgattgagagagagagagagagagagagagagagagagagagagagagagagagagagagagagagagagagagagagagagagagaagggcgttTTAATAGCGAAAGAATTACAGTAATTTAACTCTATACATTATCGGTGCCCACTCCACTTGCTCAGTATTCATGGCACGGAAGACAGTAGTATAAAGATTTGCAAACCACCACAGGAGTCATTACCATTATAATGGACATTAGGTGGAAAGAATTAGGTAGGAAGTGTAAAGCATAAAAATTAATGTTAAGAATAATGTTCAGAACACTAAGAAGGTAAGTATATTATTCGAACAATAAGAAAGCTAAGAAGTGAAAAGAAAAGTACTCCCtgctcttctatttttttttttttttttttttgtcagtaacgtttttttttttttttgtgtgtgtgtgtgttcaagtttATCGAGCAAAGATTAGTTCCCTCTCATCCAGCAAAGTCTAGTGTGGGCAAGAATTGACAGTGTGCTACTAACTCTCTTCAAAACTAGAAAACTTAGAGTTGTGAGATTAGATCAATTGTccttaatcttaaattgtataaagaataaaagaaatcttGGAATTAACAATGTATctt is part of the Palaemon carinicauda isolate YSFRI2023 chromosome 15, ASM3689809v2, whole genome shotgun sequence genome and encodes:
- the LOC137654648 gene encoding uncharacterized protein isoform X1 — protein: MEIPGDTKRLHPATRGDIDKIKDKLKEYFPKSSVIYGTLSALAAYEGLWDLLETQLYYSDQSSLVVGTASMQKIASQSLYLFWDEDNEDDEEIVHLLSTIPTVNWNRPISLELGDLSLVRKMDQFVTSGSLGNGVLKPEEPMFTVQVYSMPSVPIVDMTLPNGFELRDLTEEHAEFIREYWQYKHAIPLDSYRLMRKILPGIGVFKTGDGNDSEITKMSKEPVAWAQLSSYNMYLHTFTLPQYRQHGLASLATLALAKRSLELTGVALSGIVPGNELSINMHVKLGFKLITIVASKSYN